The genomic window gtccaagcccctcgcacacaaaacctcctttaccccctccctccaacccttcctaggccgacccctaccccgccttccttccactacagactgatacactcttgaagtcattctgtttcgctccattctctctacatgtccgaaccacctcaacaacccttcctcagccctctggacaacagttttggtaatcccgcacctcctcctaacttccaaactacgaattctctgcattatattcacaccacacattgccctcagacatgacatctccactgcctccagccttctcctcgctgcaacattcatcacccacgcttcacacccatataagagcgttggtaaaactatactctcatacattcccctctttgcctccaaggacaaagttctttgtctccacagactcctaagtgcaccactcactctttttccctcatcaattctatgattcacctcatctttcatagacccatccgctgacacgtccactcccaaatatctgaatacgttcacctcctccatactctctccctccaatctgatattcaatctttcatcacctaatctttttgttatcctcataaccttactctttcctgtattcacctttaattttcttcttttgcacaccctaccaaattcatccaccaatctctgcagcttctcttcagaatctcccaagagcacagtgtcatcagcaaagagcagctgtgacaactcccactttgtgtgtgattctttatcttttaactccacgcctcttgccaagaccctcgcatttacttctcttacaaccccatctataaatatattaaacaaccacggtgacatcacacatccttgtctaaggcctacttttactgggaaataatttccctctttcctacatactctaacttgagcctcactatcctcgtaaaaactcttcactgctttcagtaacctacttcctacaccatacacttgcaacatctgccacattgcccccctatccaccctgtcatatgccttttccaaatccataaatgccacaaagacctctttagccttatctaaatactgttcacttatatgtttcactgtaaacacctggtccacacaccccctacctttcctaaagcctccttgttcatctgctatcctattctccgtcttactcttaattctttcaattgtaactctaccatacactttaccaggtacactcaacagacttatccccctataatttttgcactctcttttatcccctttacctttatacaaaggaactatgcatgctctctgccaatccctaggtaccttaccctcttccatacatttattaaataattgcaccaataactccaaaactatatccccacctgcttttaacatttctatctttatcccatcaatcccggctgccttaccccctttcattttacctactgcctcacgaacttcccccacactcacaactggctcttcctcactcctacaagatgttattcctccttgccctatacacgaaatcacagcttccctatcttcatcaacatttaacaattcctcaaaatattccctccatcttctcaatacctctaactctccatttaataactctcctctcctatttttaactgacaaatccatttgttctctaggctttcttaacttgttaatctcactccaaaactttttcttattttcaacaaaatttgttgataacatctcacccactctctcatttgctctctttttacattgcttcaccactctcttaacctctctctttttctccatatactcttccctccttgcatcacttctactttgtaaaaacttctcatatgctaactttttctcccttactactctctttacatcatcattccaccaatcgctcctcttccctcctgcacccactttcctgtaaccacaaacttctgctgaacactctaacactacatttttaaacctaccccatacctcttcgaccccattgcctatgctctcattagcccatctatcctccaatagctgtttatatcttaccctaactgcctcctcttttagtttataaaccttcacctctctcttccctgatgcttctattctccttgtatcccatctaccttttactctcagtgtagctacaactagaaagtgatctgatatatctgtggcccctctataaacatgtacatcctgaagtctactcaacagtcttttatctaccaatacataatccaacaaactactgtcatttcgccctacatcatatcgtgtatacttatttatcctctttttcttaaaatatgtattacctataactaaacccctttctatacaaagttcaatcaaagggctcccattatcatttacacctggcaccccaaacttacctaccacaccctctctaaaagtttctcctactttagcattcaggtcccctaccacaattactctctcacttggttcaaaggctcctatacattcacttatatGTTATAACATACGAATAtaaatgtcgtcaggcccagctgccgatgatctgcaagctgagagcgttgcctccagttcttgaagtgtaaaaggcacattatactgttcttctctgagagaagaaaagtccaagggtactaactctctggcagactttgaagaaagaaacgaggggcatagatggagcccccgggaaatacggaccagatgtgtgccaagttcaatggaaacgtcgagagggtttgctacatcaacaccagcgacccgtagaacaggagccgggtcaggagagtatttaccactcactttcctcacttttttccagactgcactcataaaagaagcagaggtgatggtggaaacatagtctcaccagcaagtgcatttagcttcatagatgacacggcgagcgatcgcacgcgtctgcttaaaatcaagaagtctctcagcggttctattgtactggtacctgccccatgcagcgcgtttcaaacgtactgcacgagcacaagcaggagaccaccaaggcacgcacttctgagaatgcctgcctgaggtttggggtatagaatgagaagctgcggtataaactgacgtcgagaagaggtgtaggagctcatcaatggaggatgaagaaggaacctcactaaaagcagtgagttgcgagtaaagatcccaatttgcccgatcaaattgccagcgagggctacggaatggtggtgaataggaaagagaagtaagaatgattggaaaatgatcgctgtcatgtaagtccggtagaacagaccaggtgaagtctagtgcggtggaggaagagcagactgatagatcaatgcaagagagagtgagtacgaggatcaaaatgggtgggagtacccgtatttaaaacgtggagggggtgagaggcgaaaaaagcctccaactggatgccacgcgagtcacaatgagaccccccccagaggaaatggtgggcattaaaatcaccaagtaacagaagtggtggtggtaaggatgaaacaagaaaggtaaagtctgggatagaaaatgctcaagaaggagagagacaaagaacatattgtaaaccacttattcaagtggatacgggctgcagtgtaatgcagcgaggtatggacaaatagttgacagtacagaatatcattgcatagaagaagggcactttcattaacggtcccatctgagaaaggatccgaagaatacaataaattatagcctgagataggttggaaaacagccgagtgtaattttggttcttgtaagcaagcaccaacaggggaaaacctggaaagcaacatctgaagctcaccccgattacctgaggccgcggatattccactgtaaataggccatgattggcgatgaagaaaatatcaggaatctgtaggtaaaggcacctacggactagaggggttagaaaagtcaacgtgtggtggcattggaagatattcaagtagcgaaggaacggagcgttgcgaagaatggggttgtgaagatggaggagagggaagaaaaggaacaggaagtgaatcagtgtccattgaaggttgagtctctgcaatatattctgaaatgccttcaagtgtttctgaattcaaagatgtatgggagaccatattggagatagaagggggagggtgagtaaagattgggacagtaatggactgtaccaaagtagagggggaggaaagagtgtaagggactggagatgaagtgtgggggggacagaagaggcagaaacctgggaggtggcagaagagggagaaacttgggaggggacgggggtggaaggcatagtacgaggaggagggtgaatctccacactcgtaatagagccagagagaggggaagaactaggtacagagactggaaaggtaaagtgtggaggtggaagaagggaaggaaggggcaaagaagacttgagcaatgtggatttttttgacttctgagaagtagaggggcgattggtattaggtatcgtacgaggtcttgtcgatactggggcttgtgaggaaggacgcgaagatgtgagaacagactgagttgtagtcgggacgtcagagccaaggacagcaaaaggattagatgccggagtggctatggaaggggtaacaacagaggaggctgcagaagatgtgaccccggaagtggggggatgtttggaaacacgagaataagaaacacggggtagtctcccttggaggcggagatgagtaactgccatagcataagggagaccttctgcctctttgaggcaacggatttcacgttcatttaagcagacctggcaacggcgggagtacgaagggtgagcttcattacaattaaggcaagatggaggttgactgcaagatgtattagaatggtcgtcagcaccacagactgggcattcggccatagatctgcaatatttcgctgggtgaccaaaacgccagcaatttctacactgttgcagtttaggtatcacctttcaaacttgtaaccgatgtcccgcgacatatacagaggatgggagttctcggctatcaaaagttaaacgagctacattgcaagggtaacgtctccgcccacgggcaggaaggacataagtgtctcctttgaggattgggagatcctgagttccagctgttcaagaatgtcattgccacatgactggaaattctgttggaatttctatggggcagaatgacagtaccactacaagaattgagagaaagatgtttttcaatagtgataggagtagtatcgatattcgaaaggagagaaagatcatgagcttgggtagcattctggacagtgacgatgcgcataccgctcttgagagcatgaaatgaaatatctctaccaacatgacgcaggagcgctttgccaatactatggtccgaaaggtaggcagaagaagaagtcggtcttaaagtaaagaatttagtccattgtgtggtccgaaactgagcgtgaagagggagtgcttgacgtgtcggtcttttccgagtagaatgggaaggtaacgaaggagcatcatcaggagattgacgttggcgtttaggagtaggacctgagttggtccggcgtgaaatgggcgggcgattcgaaaattgccgtaccgtagagggagaagccggaagcatagtcaaaggagagcggagttcagacaaatcgaaggagtcagtcgaagccccggtacctgaagcaggtgaggaaacagcaccagcaagaggtacaggggcatcaggattgtccgaagagtggtctaaacacaaggcagggtcagaatggggtgcggtatcaagaaggggcccgggggtagtgggttcatggactagggctgccatggttaggttactcctttgctttttgtttttaagaaaaaaaagaaagaagaaaagaaaataaaaataaaaaaaagaataaaaaaaggggggagcagggaggaatagttcccaggaggaatgaaagggccggaaatctccctctgggcccaagaggacctcaacaccgctagtagcgcagatgcagcatggaacccgtgccataccctacccttcatgccagtaaaccagcaatccgggatagcaacctcacatctgccgagctacctcggtggacaaaagagagggcggccggatatccgccacaaagcatacctccttcggccaccacccccggaatccgaaaggtggcgtccagagatacacccgtcgcccgaaagatacccaaagctactccgggatatcggagagggatcgggacatccccaggcaatccagattccacggcaaactacgccaccgccaagaacctcaacggaatgggatggaccccggtgtcctttcccctacctaggaactagcgcgcctgtgggagaaatcccaaaggccaaaaagaggaagggcaaaagggaggggtggggaggaggaggaggaatggaaaaaggggaggatgggataggggaggggagaatggggggtaattaggttcggtctgaggaagaagaccgacagggctaattcctcagaccaagagcctcttcaccacgccaaggagccccccttgaagaggaaaattaatcaaaacaaaaataaataataaaataaaataaaaataaataaacctaaccatagatggcaacactcaacacacctttgtttacatcagaacagctgtgttttcccactAATGggcgagtatgggagattcctcttcaattttctgtagtaattacaagTTATCTAGACTTGAAGGGGTCGCTtcacttacccgtaactcaaaggggccccgccaatctgaatagcctagggcccggagacttcttaatctggccctgagGATGGGGCACCACACACCAAGTTCTGCTTTCACTACAGAAATTGCATGATGGTTATTCAGATATTAAAAATAGTATGTGTATtgtatacagtacaatacaggcAGTGTATGAGATTCAACTGTAAACATCAACAGGCTTGACTGACCAAACCATCAACTAGCTCTGATTAGAGATAAAGTTACTAAAGCAGCAACTTTTGCAAGGCAAGTTcatataaaatttgtgtagaagGAAAATGATAGATTACAATGTTATATTAATTTAATAATCTTTATTAGAATATAAATAAAGTGCAAGTATGTTTGTTTCCATTACACACACTGTGTTACACAACTGTAGAAAAAACTAGAATCATAACTTTAGGGGATAAccaatttacaataatttacttaAAATGCGACATATTTAACAAATTAATGCCAACACATCAAAGTACAGAGGAATGCCTCTCATTACTTTAGTAGATAACCAATGCATTATTAGATCACCAGTTGTGAATATATTTAACTTATAATCGGTATACAATAACTATTTGTAAGAGAAGAAGTGGATATGCATAAGTAGTTTTGTAAAGAAAGGCACTCACTACAATTTATCATAGCCAATTGTTGAATATATTTACAAGGAACCTGAGGAAACATTGCAAATTTCCTTGAAACTGTTTTAGCTTTACAGCTAAATTTAAATATGATAAAACTGCACAAGTCAACTGATAGGGACAAGATCAGTTATCAGGAAtaatctatataatatatatagaaagCTTAAATACAAGTTTTTTCAAGCATTTTGTTATTTTGTACAGGGCAGTGAGATTATAAAACCAGcttcactgttgctgctgatgggaTGAATGGTTCACACTACTACTTGCAGTCTCTATCTTAACTGCTTGTTCTGGAGACGCTTGCACTATGACTTGACTGTGACTTATGTGTGTCTGATTTGCATCCACTGGCACAGATGAGTGAGTTACTACTATATTTCCTTGACTAACATTCTGATTCACATGTGACTGGGACACAACTACTTGACCATCCAAGGTTGCAACATGTTCTATCTCATCAGTAATGCTATCAGCAAGAATAACTTGGTCAGCAGTTACCTGGGATATTACCTGGCCTGTGGTAGGATCAATGGTGACTATGTGAGCTCCTTGAAGGAGATCAGGTGAGACATCCTGTGACAGTACCACTTGTGCAACACCTTCAGGTAAGTTGATCTGACCTCCTAATACCCCAGCTACATGCTGCAGCACCACTTGACCATCACCAACATCTACAGCCTCTACTTGAGtcacctgaccagcctggctcaCCTGTACATGTCCCTGAGCTGCCTGTTCCTGTGGCACAAAGTGATGAGAAACTAGAGGCACTTGTTCATTCATTATATCATCCATCATTTCTTCAACACTCTTACCTGCTGTGTAAAACTCTTCCATTTGTTCCATGGTAACTTTCCATTCAATTAGCCGCCATAAGTTGTACTTGAGTACTTCATATTGTCCTTGACCATAGTCTTCAATCATCTTTACACCATAATGCTGCAATACCCTACCCAGCACCACAGATACATGCTCCTCCAACAGCCCACAACTGAGAAGTAAATCGTGATCGAATAACTTTTCTAACAATCGTCGGCACTTCATGTCTAAAGTGTCTGCCATGATAGTTTCTGGTTCTCTTGGATGTGGCTGTTCAATTACTGATAAAACTTTGTTGGTGTTCTCATTATTTAATCTATTTCCTTCATAATTTACTGGAATGGTTTTTCCAACCTGTGGAAGAAGCCCTGCTAGTTTATTCATATTAACCTTTACACCAGAGCTGTACACATCAGTAACAGTTGTGGTTACTGGTGCTATTTCTCTAGTAACTATAGACATTATTGGGTGAGGACGAGCATAGCTGATAATTGAAGCACTACTGACTGCTGTTGGCtccatatcatcatcatcatcatcatcatcatcccatTCTGATCGTAATGCAGCAATTTCTGGATTTTCTGGCTCCAAAGGTGGTGCATCCATAATTTGTGGCTGACTGGTACTGGGAACATGCTTGGTGGAACCGCGACCAGGCTTCACGTCTGGAGAAAAAATTGGTTTGTTTTGATGTACCGACTCTATGTGACGATGAAGCTTGCCTTCAAATCTAAATTCTCTGCTACACAATTTACAAGAATATGTGGGAATACAAAATGACATAAGTTCAACTGGTGGGGAAACTATATTTCCAGAATTGCTAGTGGTCACAAAATAATCTTCCTTCTTTGACTTATTCGTAAGTGGGTTGGCTGTGATATCAACAGGATAAGAGCCAACCCGATTACCCACTTTCATTTTCATATCCTCTGATTTATTTTCTATTCTCATTCTCTTAACACTGTGATCTTGAGGTTTATCAGCACTGCTCATCATAGTGTGAGATGCATTTGAGATATTCATTGGTCGCTTCTCTGGTTGTCTTGTAATGTCTTTTAAGATCTGCTTCACTGGTTCTTTTGAAGGATTTTGTACAACTGTTCTTACTGGTGATGCTATATCAGGTTTCTCATGGAAGTCTTTCTCCTTCACCTTAACTTTAACTTTGGTGTGAGCTTTCATACCTGGCTTTGATAAGGAGAAGCACGTTTCACAGTTCTTCATGTTACACACGAAATCTTTTCCATGCTGCTTGTTTTTGGCAATACGCTTACCTCGCCCCTCTGTTTCACCTTCCTCTTGTGCAGTGACTGTATTTTTCCCATCATCTGTTCCAATGTTTGTTCTTGACTCTTCTGTCCCATTGGCATTCAAACCTTTTGCTTTTTCTGACTCTGCATTCAAAAGAGTTCTCATCATACTCTTCCTTATAGCACGCAATTCTGCAGCCCCTGACAGCCCAAAGAAAATTTTTTTCCTACCTCTACCTCTTGGCCTCTTCATAGGTATGCAAACAGTTACACCTCTGCCTTTAGAACCTGGTATATCAATTATTTGAGTTTTGTTTTCAACCTCTTGCTGTTCATTTTCTCTCTGTTTTTGTTTGGCTGAATATGATGGCGTTTCCTCCTTAGACTCGTCTTGAAGTTCTACTCTGTTATCTGTTTTGGACTTGAGAGAGGTATCTTGGGTAGTGCTACCTTGGTCTTCTTTTTCATTACTCTGAGCCTTTTCTACCATATCATTTCCCTCTTCATGTCCTTTCAGCTCTATTCTTTCATCTTGCAATTTTGTACCTAAACCCTGTTTAGTCATAGAAGAAACCACTTGTTGTATTAGTGTATGTTCATCCTGTGTAACTTCTGCAACATCCTCTTGAGAGGGTTTTGAGCTTCCTTGCACAATTGCATCAAATGCTGCATCCTGTACTGGATCAGATGCCATTTCTGTTGAATCAGGCATAGCAAATACTTTATGATCTACCTGTTCCTCTCCCtccttttgttgttgctgctgctgctgcttctgttggtcCTCCTCTTCATCTGAGCTGTAATTGCGATCCATACCATCATCAAATATATCATTTTCATACATGTCATCATCTGCTGGAcgtggtgttggaggagcagaAACCTGGGTGCTTGTAGACACCTGCCCATGATACTGACGAGGAATAATGACACGGCCACCTTCTTCATCAGTTTGAGTTGAAGTTGTGCACATGACCTTCCTAGTTCTCCTTTTTGATTTATTGTTCAGCGCATCTTTGGGAGCTTTAAATATTTGTGGGGCAAGGCCAGTCTGCCTGAGTTCTCCATCCAAAAGATTGCCAACTGTAGGCAGTTTATCAATAATACTACCTTCTGCTACAGCGCCATGATTCCATTGGACATGCCGTTCATAATCACTCAAGCGGATGAATGAACGAGGACAATGCTCACACTTGAACATTCGAGGCCCCAATTTTTTGGTAAAATGTTCATCAATAACCTTTGTATGACGTTTAATGTGCGTAATGAGGTGATTCTTTTGAGTGAAACATTTACTGCAGAGATGACACTTAAAAGGCTTC from Cherax quadricarinatus isolate ZL_2023a chromosome 13, ASM3850222v1, whole genome shotgun sequence includes these protein-coding regions:
- the LOC128688634 gene encoding uncharacterized protein, which translates into the protein MASSSIEVMGVGGGEVKVMLMDDSVAEGDIEGSMHTIITASNEQGHMVSAVESQPLSGQDEDFPNMESEFHTLEGMEPPPGTIIFSPQDLMRPTKPATRGKGKGARSSLASVKREPGIPAAFGSSQSLELPVDCEVCGKMMMTGKTLVQHMAIHSDMKPFQCPHCPKSFARKVHLQGHLVIHGIEKQFECPVCHQRFSRQDCVKVHMRLHDKSKCVYCDVCHKAFLTVGALNIHLRIHRGEKPFKCHLCSKCFTQKNHLITHIKRHTKVIDEHFTKKLGPRMFKCEHCPRSFIRLSDYERHVQWNHGAVAEGSIIDKLPTVGNLLDGELRQTGLAPQIFKAPKDALNNKSKRRTRKVMCTTSTQTDEEGGRVIIPRQYHGQVSTSTQVSAPPTPRPADDDMYENDIFDDGMDRNYSSDEEEDQQKQQQQQQQKEGEEQVDHKVFAMPDSTEMASDPVQDAAFDAIVQGSSKPSQEDVAEVTQDEHTLIQQVVSSMTKQGLGTKLQDERIELKGHEEGNDMVEKAQSNEKEDQGSTTQDTSLKSKTDNRVELQDESKEETPSYSAKQKQRENEQQEVENKTQIIDIPGSKGRGVTVCIPMKRPRGRGRKKIFFGLSGAAELRAIRKSMMRTLLNAESEKAKGLNANGTEESRTNIGTDDGKNTVTAQEEGETEGRGKRIAKNKQHGKDFVCNMKNCETCFSLSKPGMKAHTKVKVKVKEKDFHEKPDIASPVRTVVQNPSKEPVKQILKDITRQPEKRPMNISNASHTMMSSADKPQDHSVKRMRIENKSEDMKMKVGNRVGSYPVDITANPLTNKSKKEDYFVTTSNSGNIVSPPVELMSFCIPTYSCKLCSREFRFEGKLHRHIESVHQNKPIFSPDVKPGRGSTKHVPSTSQPQIMDAPPLEPENPEIAALRSEWDDDDDDDDDMEPTAVSSASIISYARPHPIMSIVTREIAPVTTTVTDVYSSGVKVNMNKLAGLLPQVGKTIPVNYEGNRLNNENTNKVLSVIEQPHPREPETIMADTLDMKCRRLLEKLFDHDLLLSCGLLEEHVSVVLGRVLQHYGVKMIEDYGQGQYEVLKYNLWRLIEWKVTMEQMEEFYTAGKSVEEMMDDIMNEQVPLVSHHFVPQEQAAQGHVQVSQAGQVTQVEAVDVGDGQVVLQHVAGVLGGQINLPEGVAQVVLSQDVSPDLLQGAHIVTIDPTTGQVISQVTADQVILADSITDEIEHVATLDGQVVVSQSHVNQNVSQGNIVVTHSSVPVDANQTHISHSQVIVQASPEQAVKIETASSSVNHSSHQQQQ